From the Prosthecobacter sp. SYSU 5D2 genome, the window CCAGCCCCAATACACTGTCACGGTTTCCGCGCCGGCCACCATTGCCGCCGGGGCCAGTGCCACGGTGGAAATCACGCTCAGCCCCCTGGCTGCCGTGCCTGTGATCGCCCAGCTGGAGATCAGTAGCAATGACAGCGATGAAAATCCCTTCAATCTGACGCTGAACGGCAGCGGCATTTCCGCACCGGAAATCGCCGTGGAGGTGGGTGCCGCCGCGCTCGCGGACGGCGGGCCAGCGGTGGCGTTTGGCAGCGTTTCCGCCGGTCTGTCCGCCACCCGGACCTTTACCATCCGAAATGCCGGCAATGAAGCCCTGACCGGGCTGGTCCTCAGCCTCGACGGCGCAGGATTCAGCAACACCGGTCTGGGCCAGACCAGCCTGGCCGCCGGCCAGAGCCTGACCTTTGATGTGACCTTCAGCCCGTCCGCCGAGGGGGATTTCTCCGCCACGCTCCAGATCGCCAGCAACGACGCGGATGAGAATCCCTTCGACATCGCGCTCACCGGTACCGCCACGGCCCAGGTGGGCGGCAAGCCCGTGTTTGGTCCCATCACCCTCGGACCTAGCAGCGTGGCCCAGCCGGTAAACCAGACCATCGCCGCCACCCAGTCCCCCACGCGTTACAGTGCCAAAGGGCTCCCCAAAGGCGTCAAGATCAACCCCCTCACGGGTGAGCTTACGGGCGCACCCACTGCCCCGCGTCTGGTCAAAGGCCAGGTGCAGCCCTATGAAGTGGTGTTCACGGCCAAAAACAAAGAAGGCAGTACCAGCACGGATCCCATCCAGTGGTTGGTCACCCCTCTGGCCGACGGCATCGTCGGCACCTTCAACGGCCTTGTGTCCCGGCAGGCCGCCGTCAACGGGGCGGCGGGGTCGGACACCGGCTTTGGTGGCAGCATCAAGGTGGTGGTTTCTACGAAGGGCAGCTTCAGTGGCAGCCTGAAAAACGGTGCTGACACCCATGGTTTCAAGGGCTTTCTGGAGGTGCCAGAAGGCGGCGGCAATCCTGAAGCCACCGTGACCATCAACCGCAAAAAAGGCCTGAATCCTCTGGACCTGACCTTCACCGTCTATCCCCTGGATGCCACCGGCGGCAATGCCGGAAGGCTGGCCGGACAGGTCTCCCTTGACGGCCAGAACGCTGCGATAGACGCGTGGTTGGCCCAGGAAACCGGCCTGGCCACCGGCTCCTACAATCTGGCTTTTGACGACATCACCGGCAATGCGACCGTGCGGCCCGAAGGCAGCGGTTATGCCATCCTGAAGGTCAAGCCCAGGGCGGCGGTGAGCTGGACCGGGCTGCTGGCTGACGGCACCAAGATCACCGGCAGCAGCACCCTCGGTGCCAATGGCAGCGCCGGTCTTTACCAGGTACTTTATAAAAAGACTGGCAGCCTGCTCATGGAGGTCGTCGTGGATCCTGGCACTGAGGTGGACGGTGACATGACCTGGCTGAAGCTGCCGCAGACGGGCAAAACCCCCGGCTACGCTGACGGATTTTTTGCCAGATGCAGCGTTTTCGGTGGTCTCTACACACCACCGGCCAAGAATGCACGGGTGCTTGACCTGCCTGAAAACATCATCCTGGAACTGTGGGGAGGCGGGGATGTGAATCTGGTCTATCCTGCTACCCTGAGCGCCAAAAACGCAGTGACGGTGACTGATGCAGGGGAGAAGACCAAACTGAAGATCAATGCCAAAACCGGGATCATCACCGGCGGTTTTGAGCAGCCTGGGACGAAAGTCAGGAAAGCCAAGGCCTATGGCCTGATGGTGCCTGGCCTGGGCGGGGCAGGTTTCTTCCTGTTGCCGGAGGACAGCGCCAGCCGTCCGGAAATCCTGTCGGGAGCCCTCTTCCTGGGCGAGGAGACGCCCTGAACCGGAAACCGGTTCGCCCCCCTCTTCATCCTAATTCCCAAAAGCCGGAGCATATGCTCCGGCTTTTTTGCACCGTCTTGCGCTGAACTGTGAACCGAGATTCATGGCCTGCCGCTTCTACCGTGAAGAAAGCCCTGAGCATGGCGGGTCCGGGCTTGCTGAGAGGCGCAGGCGGCGCAAGATAGAGCCATTCTTTTCGATTTGTTTTACTGCCCGGCAGCTTAATTTTTTCAGAACAACCCGACCCCAACCCCCTATGAACCTCACACGCACAGCTTACGGCACCTGGAGTGGCGGCAAATTCATGCACTTCGGCGAAATGCTGGATGACGCCCGGTATATCCAGATGATCCGGGATTCCTTCGACAAAGGCGTCCGCACTTTCGTCACCGCAGATGTTTATGGCGTGGGCCGTGCGGATTCCATGCTCGGAGAGGCGCTGCAGGGGCTGCCGCGTGATGAATACTGCCTGGTGGGCATCGTGGGTCATGACTTTTACTCCGGCCAGCGGGCTGGGTCCAAGGGCTATCCGCGCTTCACTGAAGCCAGCCTGCACCAGCCGGAGCAGTACGCAGGCTACCTGCAAATGGCCACGGAGGAATCCCTGAAGCGCTGCCAGGCCAGCAAGTTTGACTGCCTGCTGCTGCATAATCCGGATACGGTGGGCTATACGAGCGAAGCAGTGTGGGACGGGCTGGCCGCCTTGAAGGACAAGGGGCTGACAGACCGACTGGGCATCGCTCCGGGACCGGCGAACGGTTTTACGCTGGACATGATCGAGTGCTTTGAGCGTTTTGGTGACCGGATGGAGTGGGCGATGATCATTTTGAACCCGCTGGAGCCCTGGCCCGGCCAGCATGTGCTGCCTGCCGCCAAGAAGCACGGGGTGGATATCCTGACACGGGTGGTGGACTACGGCGGCATCTTCCATGACGATGTGAAACCGGGGCACAAGTTCCGCGATGGCGACCACCGCAGCTACCGTCCGGCGGGCTGGGTGGACCATGCCAGCGAGAAGCTGGAGAAGATCCGCCACATTGCCGACAAGCACGGACTGACCATGCTGCAACTGGCCTGCCTGTGGGATCTGGCCCAGGAGCCGGTGAAGAGCGTGGTGCCAACGCTGATCCAGGAAGCTGGCGAGGGTGCCCGCAGCATCGAAAGCAAACTGGAAGAGCTGGCGGCGCTGCCTGCTGAAAACGTGCTGAGCGCGGAGGAGGTCGAGGAGATCCGCGAGATCGGCGACAACACCGGCTGTATGATGCTGAAAGGCGCGAGCCAGCGACACGAAGGCCAGGAAGCCCGGCCCGATGAGTGGCCGATGCGGCCGGAGCTGCTTTCCTTGGCCGGACGCTGGAATCTGGGCACGGCGTGGTAAGGTGAGGTCACGCTCTGGCGAGCGCGGCTACAATCAGCTGCCTGCGCAAGCAGGTGGCTGAAGAGCCATGTGATCCCGGCAACCACGCTCTGGTGAGCGCGGCTACGGGCACGAAAAAGGCGGAATCCTCACGGATTCCGCCTTCAAAATGTTCGACTGGCTAGGCCAGGGAAGGATTACCAGCGCTCGCCGCCTTCACCCTTGCCGCCGCGATCGCGGTCCCAGCTCTTGCCGCCACGGCCACCGCCGCCGCCGCCACCACCACCGTAGCCGCCACGGCCACCGCCGCCGCCGCCACCACCACCGTAGCCGCCGCGACCACCGCCGCCGCCGCCGCCACCACCGTAGCCGCCACGGCCACCGCCGCCGCCGCCACCACCGAAGGCAGGACGCTCTTCTTTCGGACGGGCTTCATTGATCGTCAGGGAGCGACCACCGAAGTCTTTGCCATTCAGGCCTTCAATGGCTGCTGTCATGGCTTCCGGTGTGTCCATGCTGACGAAGGCGAACCCACGTGGGCGACCGCTCTCGCGATCCATCGGCAGGAAGACATCGGTAACGCCGCCGAATTGGGAGAAGAGATCGCGCAGATCAACATCGGTGGCACTGAAGGGGAGATTCCCCACATACATTTTCGTATTCATTTCGGTAATAGCTGAGTGGTCACTGAATTATGATCAGCCAGAACCCTCACCGACGAAACATTCACCTGATGAACTTCTGGACCTAACCCTCAAACAGGTGGACGCATCGGAGGTGTTGCAGAGGAAGAGTTTGAATGCAAGCATTATTCTTGTAGCAGGGAATGCTTGTTTCAGCAGGCTGTGCTATCCTGGGATCCCTGTGCGCCACGCCGTCAATACTGACTTTACCCTCCTGGATGAGACCGATGATTTCATCGTGGTGGACAAGCCTGCGCCGCTGCAAGTCCACCCCAGCACGCCAAACGGCACGTGGACCCTATGGCACGGTCTGAATGAACTGCTGGCCTATGAGATGACCAATGGCGGCCAGATCTCCATCATCAACCGGCTGGACCGGGAGACGAGTGGCACGGTGCTGGTGGCGAAGAACCAGCCGGCGGCGCGGCGCTTCGGCATCGCCATGCAGGAGCGGCAGTTTCATAAATCCTACATGGCCATCGTCCATGGCTGGCCGGAGTGGGGGGAGCTGGACCTCAATGCGCCGGTCTTGCGCAAGGGTGACGTGGCCGAATCGCCCATTTGGGTGAAGCAGATGGTGCATCCTGACGGGGCCGCCTGCCAGACGCGCTTCCGGCTTTTACAAAAGACGGTCCATCCGGTGGCCGGGCCGTTGGCGCTGGTGGAGGCCGCGCCGGTGACCGGACGCATGCACCAGATCCGCGTGCATCTGGCGCACCTGGGCCATCCTATCCTGGGGGATAAGATTTATGGGAAAGATGAGCGCTGTTATCTGGATTTCATCGAGACCGGCTGGACGCCTGATCTGGAGAACCGGCTGCATTTTTCCCGGCAGGCGCTGCATTCCCACCGGCTGGAGGTGAGAGCGGCGGATTTTTCCCTGGCCTGGGAGGCTCCAATCCCGGCGGAGATGGCGGCCTGGGTGGGCGGATGAAGGGAGGATTTCCTTTGTTTAAATGGCTCCTTCGCAGACGTTGATGTTCCAGTGAAATTTGTCATTGCCTGTATCTTTTTTTCCAGCGCTGCCATGGCTGCGCCGGTGTCGTTTTCCAAACAGATCGTGCCCATTTTGGCGGATCAATGTCTGGAATGTCATCGGGCGGAAAAGGCCAAGGGCTCTTACCGGCTGGACACTTTTGAGCAGTTGCTGAAAACGGGCGACAGCGATGCGGCTCCCATCGTGCCGGGCAAGGCGGAGGAGAGCGAGCTGTATGAGCTGCTGGTGGCCGACGATGATGCGGACCGCATGCCGAAGAAGGCGGACGCGCTGCCGGAAAAGGACATCGCGCTCATCCGCCAGTGGATCAATGAGGGGGCAAAGTTCGACGGCCAGGATGACAAAGCCGAGCTGACCTCCCTGCTGCCGCAAAAGAAAAATCAATCACCCGAAAAGTATCCGCAGCCCATTCCAGTGACGGCGATGGCGCTGAATGGCGATGGCAAGGTGCTGGTGACCAGCGGTTATCATGAAGTGCTGGCCTGGGACCCGGAGACGGGCAAGCTGCGGACGCGGCTGTCGGACATGCCGGAGCGTGTGCTGGGTCTGAGCTTTGTCAAAGGCGGCCCCTGGCTGGCCGTGGCAGGCGGCTCTCCGGGGCGCAGCGGTGAGGTTTGGCTGGTGAATTTTGCCAAACCCACGGAGCGCAAGCGCCTGGCGCAGATGCGCGACTGTGCGCTGGGCGTGGTGACTTCGCCCGATGGCAAGTATCTGGTCTCCGGCGGCGCGGATAACCGCATCCGTTGTTATACCCTGCCGGAGGGGAAGGAAATCTGGAACCTCGAAGCTCATGCGGATTGGATTCTCGCCGTGGCCATGAGCCCGGACGGCAGCCACGTCGCAACCGCCAGCCGGGATCGCACGGCGAAGGTGATGAAGACGGCCACACGTGAGATCGAGGGCACTTTTACAGCGCACAGTGTGCCCGTGCTGAGCATCGCCTTTGCCCCCGATGGCCAGACGCTGATCTCTGGCGATGCCGACGGCCAGGCCCGGCCCTGGGGGCTGGATGGCAAAGGCGTGAAAGACACCACCCTGCGCCCGGCAGGCCGCTCCGCTGTGCTGGCCGTGAGCTATCTGGATGGCAATACGCCCCTAACCGGAAGTGCCAGCGGCCAGGTGAGTGTCATTGATGCCAAGACGCGCAAGACCAGGAGCACCCTGGCCAAACATGAAGACCGCGTGAATGCGCTGCTCGTTTTCGGCGCAGGTGAAAAGCAGAAGGTCATCACCGCCAGCCATGACGGTGAGGTTCGGGTGAGCTCATCGAAGGATAACAAAGAGTTAGGCAAATTCATCGCCAGTCCGGGTTGGTGAATCACTTCACCCGCTCCCAGTCCAGCCCAAATCGCGCCAGGTACTTCTTCAGCCTGTCTGCATCGTTGGCCTTCGCTTTGCTGGCGCGTGAAACAGCAAAGAGCTTCCGTCCCGCATCCGACAGCGTTTTGCTCTCCCGGCAGATGCCGAGAACGTAATCAAGCTGCACCAGATCAAAGGGGTCCAGCTTCGACCGCTCTTCCTCACTGAGCACCGTGCACTGTGCACTGGCTTCCCCAACCCTCCAGCTCTCCATCAGCCGCGATTTCTCCTGCTCCACACATTCCACCGTGATGCGGCCCTTCGGCGCCAGCGTGGCCATGCGGGTAACGGCGGCATTCAGGTCGCGGAAGTTGGCACTCCATTTTGCCTCCGGGCTTCGCGCGAATTTCAGGAAGGCCTCGCGGGCCTCTTTGTTAAAGCGCACCTGACGGCGGTGGGATTTGGCAAAGCGTTCCAGTTCGAAGTCAAGATTTGCGCTGAGGTCCTCCCGCCGCTCTGCCAGGCTGGGCAGGGTGAAGGTCCACAAGTTAATTCGTGCCAGCAAGTCATCACGAAATTTGCCAGCCGCCACCTCGGCACGCAGGTCTCGGTTGGTCCCGGCGATGAGCTGGAAGTCGCTGGAGACCGCCTTGTCGGAGCCGAGCGGGAGAAAGGTTTTGTCCTCCAGCGCGCGCAGCAGCATGGCCTGTTCATCCAGGCCCAGCTCGCCGATCTCATCCAGAAAGATGAGCCCTTTATCTGCCTCCTTCAGCAGCCCTGGCCGGTCCGCCTGCGCACCGGTGAAAGCTCCACGCCGATGGCCAAAGAGCGCGCTCATGGCCTGGTCACCTCGTAACGTGGCGCAGTTCACTTCAACAAACCTTCCGGTTAGGCCAGCTCGTGTGCGGCGCAGGTCATAGATGCGCGAGGTCAGCAGGGACTTGCCCGCACCTGTCGGCCCCATAATGAGCATTGGAGCTTTTGAGTTCACCGCCACCAGTTCGATCTGGCTGATGAGCTTGTTAAACGCATTGCTCTTCGTGGCGATGCCGCTCTTCAGGAAGTCCAGCGTCTTCTCCTGCTCCTGGGCAAAGCGCGTGGCCAGCCGGTCATACTTGGACAGGTCCAGATCAATGATCTCATAGCGCCCGCTAGCCTTGGTGTCGCGTCCATTGACGCGGGTGGGGGAAGTTTGCAGCAGCCGCGCCGGGATGAAATTGGCCTCGTTCAGCAGGAACCAGCAGATCTGCGCCACATGCGTCCCCGTGGTCAGGTGAATGAGATAATCCTCTTTTTCTGATTTAAACGCATACTTGGTTATGAAGTCATACAGTCCCTCATACACAATCTGAAAATCCCAAGGGTCCGCAAAGCAGATTTCATTCACCACCACCGTCGTCTCTGGCGAGATCAGGCCAATGTCCGCCACCACCTGCTGCGCCAAGTCCATGAACTTCGGCTCCACCAGCAGCTCCAGCCGAGAAATCAGCAAATCTTCTTGCTGGCACATGGACACCGTCGGTCGCCACCGCGACCACCTATCCACCCCCTGCGCCCGGTCCAACGAGGTGCCTAAAAAGCCAAAAACGACGGTGGATTTCATGGCAGTTCATTCAGCCTGCGTTTGATCATCTCAGGCGCCTGTCGCAGATCCAGCAGGGCATGCAGCACGACTCCTCGCGACTCAGACACATAGAACAATCCATAGTTCCTGTTATAAACCAATACCCTTCTTAATCTGCGATGTTCCAGGCCAGGGCCAAGCAAAGGGAACCGTTGAAGCAGCCGGACAGTTTTCAGAATTTCGTCATAAAACAGGTCGCCCGCGCCATCCTCCCTCAATTCCAGACGTTCATAGATGGCCTGGACATCATTCTCAGCGGCCAGTGTCCAGACGAGATCATCCATGATGGGAGGCGGTCGTTGAAAGACGCTGCTTGAGGGCCATGAGCCCGGCGGTGACTTCCTCAGTCGTCTTGACGGCGGAAGGGTCGGCCTCATGCGCATCCAGCCTCTGATCCAGAAAGGCCTTCAACTCAGGCGTGAAGTCCACGCTTTTGGAAACCTCTTCCGCCAGCTCGCAAGAGAGCCGCATCTTCTGTTCCACCGTCAAATGGTGAAGCGCCGGAATGGTTTCGAGGATCATAAAAAGAATATCCTCCTGCCGAAAAACAATTCAATGAGCGAGTTCATGAGGGTGAAACGATGTGTTTTTATATACTTTATCCAAAAGGATAAAATAATCTACAGAAAGATAGAAAAAAAGAATTTATCTCTCCAGCCATTCGGAGAAGACATTCCGCCCTAAAACTTTCTTTCCCTTAATCCATAAGGCTTCCAGCGCCATTGGGCCCCTCCGTGCCAAAACTTGGCACGGTCCTGGCATTACTGATTGGCACAACGTAACAACCCGAAAAACATCATGGCCAGCAAAACACTCTTCCAATCCATCGCCGGAGCCCTCGCCCCCAAGGCGGATACTCGCAACGAAGCCGGTGGCCTGGCTTACCAGATGACCCCGCGTCATGCCCTGGCCCAGTACGCGGCCACCGGATGCCTGAACCACACTTATTACGCCACCGCCGAGGACCAGCTTCAGAAGATCCTGGCTCTCTGCGATAAGGTGCCAACGGACTTCATCGCCCGGACTGCGCTTCACTGCCGTGAAAAAGGCTTTATGAAGGATGTGCCAGCGCTGCTTTGCGCCGTGCTTGCCGCCCGCGATGCCGAGCGTCTGGAGCTCATCTTTAGCCGCGTGATCAACGATGCGAAGATTCTGCGCAACTTTGTCCAGATTCTGCGTTCCGGGGTGACCGGCCGTAAGTCCCTGGGATCGCTGCCGAAGCGTCTGGTGCGCAAGTGGTTTGAAAACCGTTCGGATGAAGCCGTGTTCCGTGCGGATGTGGGCCAGTCTCCTTCCGTGGCGGACATCATCAAGATGGTGCACCCGCATCCTGGGTCGCCGTCCCGTGAGGCGCTATATGGTTACCTCATTGGTCGCGCTCATCAGGCCGAGGCTCTGCCACCTCTGGTGCGCGAGTTTGAAGCCTGGAAGCTGGACCCGCAGGGTGAGCCTCCGGATGTGCCCTTCCAGATGCTCACGGCGCTGCCGCTGACCACGGAGCAATGGCTTGCCATCGCCCGCCGTGCCACCTGGCAGACCACCCGGATGAACCTGAACACCTTTGCCCGTCATGGTGTGTTCACTCATCCCGAGGTGACCCGCCTCATCGCCAGCCGTCTGCGCAGCGAGGACCAGGTGCGTCGTGCCCGTGTCTTCCCTTACCAGCTCATGGCCGCCTATTTCAATGTGGGGGCCGATGTGCCGCATGAAGTGAAGGAAGCGCTGCAGGACGCCATGGAAATCGCGGTTTCCAATGTGCCTGTCGTGAGCGGAAAAGTGGTCGTGGCACCTGACGTGTCCGGTTCCATGCACTCCCCGGTGACCGGCGTGCGCAAAGGGGCCACGAGCAAGATCCGCTGCATTGATGTGGCCGCCCTGGTGGCTGCCGCCTTCCTTCGCCAGAACCGTGATGCCGAGGTGCTTCCCTTTGAAACCAAGGTGGTTCCGGTGTCTTTGAATCCCCGTGATTCGGTGATGACGAATGCCCAAAAGCTGGCCTCGCTGCCCGCTGGCGGGACCAACTGCAGCGCCGTGCTCATTGACCTCAATGCCCGCAAGGCGAAGGCCGATCTGGTCATCTATGTCTCCGATAATGAGTCCTGGATGGACACGCCAGCTCATGGCCGGTTTGGTGGATCTCCAACACGCACGATGAGCGAATGGAATGTGTTCAAGCAGCGCAATCCGAATGCCCGTCTGGTGTGCCTGGACATCCAGCCCTATGCGACGACGCAGGCGCAGGAACGCGAGGACATCCTGAACATCGGCGGTTTCTCCGACCAGGTGTTTCAAGTCATCGCCTCCTTTGCCAGCGGCCAGCTTGGCCCTGACCACTGGGTAGGCGAGATCGAAAACACACCCCTTTGAAGACCTTGGAGGCTGGTGAATGCCTGAGATGACTACATTTTTGCGAAAAAACGTCGCTCGACCTCTTGTCACCAGCCTCCTCTTCAAACCCTTTCTAACCCATTTTGGCGAATGCCCTGAGGAACTACATTGAATCTGACGGTTGCAGGTTCAAATCCTGCCAGTCCCATTCACGGGGGATTGTAGCTCAAGCAGGTAGAGCATCAGCATTGTTTCTCGACTCCTTTGTCGCCAATCCTTTTTCAAACTCAAAATCAAATCCTGGCGAATGCCGGAGCTGACTACATCACCAAATAGTGGGCATGATAACCCACACCTGTCTTAGTAACAGGCATTCATCATGTCTCTCCACCCCTTGTCGCCACCTCTTTCCTATTCATCCCCTTAACCTGGCGAATGCCCAGAGTGACTACATCCCAAAACATGGCGGCTTGATAACCCGTACCCCTGAAGACCTCAGGGACTGTCACTCACCCCCTTGTCGCCAGCCTTCATTTTAAACCAACCTTTCTAAACGGGGCGAATGCCCGATGGAACTACACGATTAGCAAATCCTCCTGTCGTGGGTTCGAATCCCACCGGTCCCACTTTCGACGGGACCGTAGCTCAGTCTGGTAGAGCAGAGCCAACGTTTCATCAAAACCTTGTCGCCCCACCTTTTTCTCACACTCATATGACCTCCCCTTTCCACATCATCAACGAAGCCGAAGCCTTTCTCCCTGCCCGCGATAACAAGGGTAAGCCGATCACCGTGATCGGAACCGAGGCCATCCGAAATGGCTTTGACCAGACCTGCATTGAGCAGGCGCTGAATTCGCGTTCCGCGCCGGGGGTGACGGACCTGGTGCTGAACCCGGATGCCCATGCCGGATACGGCGCGCCTGTGGGGTGTGTGATGGCCTCGCCAACGCACATTTATCCAGGGCCGGTGGGGGTGGACATCAAGTGCTCCATGTCCCTGCTGCAAATGAACATCCCGTCGGATGAGATCGTGGATCGCACGGTGCGCCGTCGTCTCATTGAGGCCATCGTAGCTCGCACACCGACGGGTCCAGGCCGAGGTCAGCGCGAGGCCAAAAAGTCCCGCCGTGTGTCTGCGGCCCTGGGAGTGCAAGCCTGCACCGAAGGGGCCAGCAAAGCCGTTTGCGAAGCGCTGGGGATTCCGCCAGAGTGGGCGTTGCGCTGCGAGGACAGCCAGCACTACGGGCATGATGGGAACGTTTCCACGCTGCATGAGCGGCTGGATAAAATGCGCGCCTTCAATGCCTTCCCCAACTTTGAAAACAAGATGATGCAGCTCGGTTCTTACGGAGGTGGAAACCACTTCGGTGAGTGCGAGGTGGTGCAGCTTGATTCCGACCCGACGATGCGTGCCACGGCGGAAGTCTTTGGCCTGCAGGATGACCGCGTGGCCTTCCTGAGCCACTGCGGATCGCGCGGGTTTGGGAACATCCTGGCGCAACGCCAGTTCAAGGCGCTGGAAGGTTTCTTCCGCACCTGGGGACTGGATTTCCCTGCCGGTGACAAGCAGCTCGTTTATGCGCCGCTCGGTACACCGGAGGCGGACGCCTATCTGGATGACATGGCCCTGGGGGCCAACTTCGCGACCGTAAACCACATGCTCATCAATGCCCTGGTGCTGGAGGCTTTCCAAGAAGTCCTGCCAGGGACAACCGGGCAATTGGTGTACTTCATCAGCCACAACATCGCGCGTCAGGAGGTGGTGGATAACCAGCTCTCCTGGGTGCACCGCAAAGGGGCCACCCGTGCCTTCCCTGGGGGCCATCATGCACTGAAGGACACACCGTTTGCCGCCACCGGTCACCCGATCCTGCTGCCCGGAAATCCGCGCGATGGCTCCGTCGTGATGGTGGCCAAACCGGAGGCCGTGAAAAGCTGCTACAGCGTGAACCACGGTGCCGGCCGCTGCATGGGCCGCAAAGCTGCCGCCCGCGCGCTGGACCAAAAAACCGTGGACGCCGACTTCGAGTCTAACGACATCCTCTTCAACTCCCGCCAGTATCCGATTGATGAAGCCCCGAACGCCTACAAGGATTTCAAAGAAGTCCTCCGCAGCGTCGAGTCCGCCGGTCTCGCCCAGCAAGTGTGCAAGCTGAAGGCCCGCTTCGTGATCAAGGATGCAGCGGAGGCGGATGATTGAGCTAAAATCCCGCAAGCAATAATCAACCATGCAAACCTCCCCCCTCCTCCAAATCTCCGGCGAATCCGGCGGTGGCCAGTTGCTGCGTTCGGCGCTGGCTTTGTCCATGGTCACGGGGACGCCATTCCGCATGGTGAACATCCGGGGCAAGCGCCCGAAGCCGGGCCTCATGAGGCAGCACCTGACTTGCGTGAAGGCGGCGGCGGAGATCTGCGAGGCGGCGGTGGATGGGGCTGCACTGGGATCCGTGGAGCTGGTCTTTGCGCCGGGCAAGGTGAGGGCAGGGGACTATGCCTTCAGCATTGGCAGCGGCGGCAGCACGACGCTGGTTTTCCAGACACTGCTGCCTGCGCTTCTTTATGCCGCTGGAGACAGCATGCTGCGCATCGAAGGCGGGACGCATAATCCCTTGGCACCGCCGTTTGAATTCATCGCGCAATGTTTTCTGCCGCAGCTTCACGGGCTGGGAGTGAAGGCAAGTGTGGCTTTGGAAAAGCATGGATTCATGCAGGCAGGAGGCGGCGTGCTGACGGCGTCGGTTTCGCCCATCAAGAAATGGAAGAAGCTGAAACTGATGGAGCGCGGGGAGCTGCAAGAAACCTTTGGTCGCGTGCTGCATGCCCACCTGCACCGGGAGATCGCCGAGCGTGAGATCGCCACGGCGGCGCGCGTGCTGGAATGGGAGGCGGACCGGATTGCCCTGCGCTACGCCAATGACAGCACCGGGCCGGGCAATGCCCTGCTGCTGGGCGCGTGCTTTGCCAATGTGTGCGAGATCAGCAGCGGCATCGCCCAGATGGGAAAATCGGCGGAATCCGTGGCCACCGGGGCGGCGAAAGGACTGAAATCCTATCTCGCATCGTCCGCTCCCGTGGGCGTGCATCTGGCGGACCAGCTCCTGCTGCCGATGTCGCTGGCGGGCGGTGGCCAATATCTCACCCGGCCGCTCAGCGACCACACGCGGACGAACATCGAACTGATTGAAAAATTCCTGCCGGTGAGGTTTCAGGTGGAGGATGAGACGGCGGGCGTGAAACGAGTGTCCGTGCACCCGGCATCCTAAAGAGATTGACGGTCTGCGGTGCGGCAGTTCTTGACCCGGTGGCTGCTGCTTGTACGGTGCAGTTTCACTCCGTAATGCCTGAAACCCCCACCCTGTCCCAACTCGAGCTGCGTGTGCTCGATCTCGTCCGTGACGAAGTCCTCCAAACCCCGCCTGGATTCGGCACCGGGTCTGACCTCTTTGAGGCCGGCCTGGACTCCATGGCCATCATGCAGCTTTTGCTGCTACTGGAGGAGCATTACTCCGTCGCCATCCCGGTAGGCAGTGTCTCGCGGGCCAATTTTAAGAGTGCGCAGACCATTGCCGCCTTGCTTGTGCAGCAAGGATACACCATCGTCGAAGGCGGTCCTGAAGAACCCGCACCCGCCGCCGCGATGGCGGAAGTGGCCGCGCCACCGCTGGCGGCGGTTCCTGCCGCACCGGAGGCCAAATTTGACCGCTTGCCGCTGCGCGACTGCGATTTCTTCACGCATGCCTTTGATGAAATGCTGC encodes:
- a CDS encoding RNA-binding protein, which translates into the protein MASKTLFQSIAGALAPKADTRNEAGGLAYQMTPRHALAQYAATGCLNHTYYATAEDQLQKILALCDKVPTDFIARTALHCREKGFMKDVPALLCAVLAARDAERLELIFSRVINDAKILRNFVQILRSGVTGRKSLGSLPKRLVRKWFENRSDEAVFRADVGQSPSVADIIKMVHPHPGSPSREALYGYLIGRAHQAEALPPLVREFEAWKLDPQGEPPDVPFQMLTALPLTTEQWLAIARRATWQTTRMNLNTFARHGVFTHPEVTRLIASRLRSEDQVRRARVFPYQLMAAYFNVGADVPHEVKEALQDAMEIAVSNVPVVSGKVVVAPDVSGSMHSPVTGVRKGATSKIRCIDVAALVAAAFLRQNRDAEVLPFETKVVPVSLNPRDSVMTNAQKLASLPAGGTNCSAVLIDLNARKAKADLVIYVSDNESWMDTPAHGRFGGSPTRTMSEWNVFKQRNPNARLVCLDIQPYATTQAQEREDILNIGGFSDQVFQVIASFASGQLGPDHWVGEIENTPL
- a CDS encoding RtcB family protein — encoded protein: MTSPFHIINEAEAFLPARDNKGKPITVIGTEAIRNGFDQTCIEQALNSRSAPGVTDLVLNPDAHAGYGAPVGCVMASPTHIYPGPVGVDIKCSMSLLQMNIPSDEIVDRTVRRRLIEAIVARTPTGPGRGQREAKKSRRVSAALGVQACTEGASKAVCEALGIPPEWALRCEDSQHYGHDGNVSTLHERLDKMRAFNAFPNFENKMMQLGSYGGGNHFGECEVVQLDSDPTMRATAEVFGLQDDRVAFLSHCGSRGFGNILAQRQFKALEGFFRTWGLDFPAGDKQLVYAPLGTPEADAYLDDMALGANFATVNHMLINALVLEAFQEVLPGTTGQLVYFISHNIARQEVVDNQLSWVHRKGATRAFPGGHHALKDTPFAATGHPILLPGNPRDGSVVMVAKPEAVKSCYSVNHGAGRCMGRKAAARALDQKTVDADFESNDILFNSRQYPIDEAPNAYKDFKEVLRSVESAGLAQQVCKLKARFVIKDAAEADD
- the rtcA gene encoding RNA 3'-terminal phosphate cyclase, with amino-acid sequence MQTSPLLQISGESGGGQLLRSALALSMVTGTPFRMVNIRGKRPKPGLMRQHLTCVKAAAEICEAAVDGAALGSVELVFAPGKVRAGDYAFSIGSGGSTTLVFQTLLPALLYAAGDSMLRIEGGTHNPLAPPFEFIAQCFLPQLHGLGVKASVALEKHGFMQAGGGVLTASVSPIKKWKKLKLMERGELQETFGRVLHAHLHREIAEREIATAARVLEWEADRIALRYANDSTGPGNALLLGACFANVCEISSGIAQMGKSAESVATGAAKGLKSYLASSAPVGVHLADQLLLPMSLAGGGQYLTRPLSDHTRTNIELIEKFLPVRFQVEDETAGVKRVSVHPAS